A region of Paenimyroides aestuarii DNA encodes the following proteins:
- the gldF gene encoding gliding motility-associated ABC transporter permease subunit GldF has protein sequence MKALLLREIKSFFGSLTGYLVIAVFLILNGIFLWIVDGSYNILQSGYNDLTPFFQLAPLVLLLLIPAITMKSISDERKQGTIELLVTKPLSLNQIVTGKFLGAFLLVVIAILPTLLYIIILNPYGLPAGNMDMGSTIGSYLGLLFLMAAYTSIGIFCSSLSENQIVAFITAVVICFVLYMGFDQLAELFKSSATIIEKVGMSYHFKSMSRGVIDTRDVIYFVSLTIFFLMATVFNLKSVRK, from the coding sequence ATGAAAGCATTGTTATTAAGAGAAATCAAATCGTTTTTTGGTTCGCTTACCGGCTATTTGGTTATCGCCGTATTTTTAATTTTAAATGGAATTTTTCTGTGGATTGTTGACGGATCTTATAACATTCTGCAAAGCGGTTATAATGATTTAACCCCGTTTTTTCAACTAGCACCGTTGGTTTTGCTTTTGTTGATTCCTGCAATTACCATGAAAAGTATTTCAGACGAGCGCAAACAAGGAACTATTGAATTATTGGTAACCAAACCATTGAGCTTAAATCAAATCGTTACTGGTAAGTTTTTAGGTGCTTTTTTGTTGGTTGTTATCGCCATTTTGCCAACGCTTTTATACATCATCATATTAAACCCGTATGGTTTGCCGGCTGGAAATATGGATATGGGCAGCACTATTGGTTCTTATTTGGGACTATTGTTTTTAATGGCTGCTTACACAAGTATCGGTATTTTTTGCTCGTCGTTGTCTGAAAATCAAATTGTAGCTTTTATTACTGCGGTAGTCATTTGCTTTGTTTTGTATATGGGTTTTGATCAATTAGCAGAATTGTTCAAATCATCGGCAACAATTATAGAAAAAGTGGGAATGAGCTATCATTTTAAAAGTATGAGCAGAGGGGTAATTGATACCCGAGATGTTATTTATTTTGTATCATTAACTATTTTCTTTTTAATGGCAACAGTGTTTAACCTTAAAAGCGTGCGTAAATAA